From a single Drosophila gunungcola strain Sukarami chromosome 2L unlocalized genomic scaffold, Dgunungcola_SK_2 000008F, whole genome shotgun sequence genomic region:
- the LOC128253306 gene encoding UDP-glucuronosyltransferase 2B17 translates to MSRSPVSLSPLWLVYITFSLLPGNSTPAESHHILGLFVNVHRSQLMVHLAVCQALLQKGHHLTLVTTLPLEEQELRGNVTHILIPWKQPAEEDEQGSSSDLILSLQRMFGRLKRSGDLLELPEWKQFLESEPHSYDLLLLGYHFNDHLLGVAAHFNCPVAIITTQQPTGFVNSLMGNPEERCYVPQPYDSHQRRGVSAWLFGIWEKLVEMLARKVLAGIYSLHFPEPRYPSFETMRRSVVLALNNHHMISEGPIAPLMPNMVDIGGIVLEQKLNETRREILPSNRSLIIFSLGTRFTWRKSSQKLLQTFTTAFSQYSDYEIYWTYDGPNMSSIRTGFPHLKIAKWWPQCHLLGSGKARLFITHGGKGSLSEALYYGVPLLGLPLLGDQRANLQKMQSKNWGFTLTTHNLTHFELSKAMYLILTHPIYAESILKASQVYRDRPMKSSDLATYWIEYIIRHKGSKILYNPARHLSIIEYYSIDVYLTIYGGLVLTIIMIRKLNRLL, encoded by the exons ATGAGCCGATCGCCGGTCAGTTTGTCACCTTTGTGGCTCGTCTACATAACTTTTTCTCTGTTGCCGGGTAACTCAACCCCAGCGGAGTCCCATCATATTTTGGGTCTGTTTGTCAATGTGCATCGGTCGCAGTTGATGGTCCATTTGGCAGTATGCCAAGCGCTTCTACAGAAGGGTCACCACCTGACTTTGGTCACCACACTGCCAttggaggagcaggagcttCGAGGGAATGTCACTCACATATTAATTCCATGGAAGCAGCCAGCCGAGGAGGATGAGCAGGGATCCTCGTCAGACCTCATTTTAAGTTTGCAACGGATGTTTGGGCGCCTGAAACGATCGGGAGATTTGCTAGAACTGCCGGAATGGAAGCAGTTCCTAGAAAGTGAACCTCACTCCTATGATCTCCTACTTTTGGGCTATCATTTCAACGATCATCTTCTGGGAGTGGCTGCACACTTCAACTGTCCCGTGGCCATAATAACCACTCAACAGCCAACTGGATTTGTAAACAGTTTGATGGGCAACCCCGAGGAGCGTTGTTATGTGCCCCAGCCATACGATAGTCACCAGAGGAGAGGAGTCTCAGCCTGGCTCTTCGGAATTTGGGAGAAGCTCGTGGAGATGTTGGCGAGGAAAGTGCTGGCAGGGATTTATAG CTTGCACTTTCCCGAGCCCCGGTACCCCAGCTTTGAAACTATGCGCCGATCGGTTGTCCTGGCTCTAAATAATCACCACATGATCAGCGAGGGACCTATAGCTCCCCTGATGCCCAATATGGTGGATATAGGAGGTATAGTCTTGGAGCAGAAACTAAATGAAACCCGCCGCGAAATATTGCCTAGCAACCGATCGCTCATCATCTTCAGTCTAGGAACTCGATTCACTTGGCGCAAGTCTTCACAGAAATTGCTGCAAACTTTCACTACAGCCTTTTCCCAGTATTCCGACTATGAGATATACTGGACTTACGATGGACCAAATATGAGTTCCATCAGAACGGGTTTTccccatttaaaaatcgcCAAGTGGTGGCCCCAGTGTCACTTGCTGGGAAGTGGTAAAGCTCGATTGTTTATCACCCATGGAGGTAAAGGCAGCCTTTCGGAAGCCCTTTATTACGGAGTGCCCTTGCTGGGACTACCTCTGTTGGGCGATCAACGAGCAAATCTGCAGAAGATGCAGTCGAAAAATTGGGGCTTCACATTGACTACTCACAACCTCACTCATTTTGAACTATCCAAGGCAATGTATTTGATACTCACCCATCCAATATATGCTGAATCTATATTAAAAGCCTCCCAAGTTTATCGCGATCGTCCAATGAAATCCAGCGATTTGGCCACCTACTGGATCGAATACATCATTCGTCATAAAGGATCTAAAATTTTGTACAATCCCGCCAGGCACTTAAGCATCATCGAATATTACTCCATCGATGTCTATTTGACCATCTACGGGGGATTAGTTTTAACGATAATCATGATCAGAAAATTAAACCGTTTGCTGTGA